CAAACTGCTCAAGAAGAGTGACTTCAAAATCATTGACCAGTTGAACCAGACCCCTCAAAAATATCCATTTTGTCTTTGCTAttgagttctgaggctcatcGCAAAGCATTGCTGAAAGTTCTAAATGTCGCTCACGTGATGCAAGATATCACAGTCAATTAGTTTGACGACATGGTTGCTAATTACATTGCCAATAGGTATTTAGGGTTTAATGAAGCAGAACTACCTCCTGAGGGGAATACCCATAATAAAGTGCTACACATTTCGGTCATGTGCACATACTCTCTTCTATCTCAAGTCCTCGTTGACACTAGTTCTTCGctaatgtattgccaaaatctaCATTAAGTCAATTACAATTTAAAAGGCCCGAGATGAGGACCAGTGCCTGATTGTCCgagcttttgatggttctcgaaGATAGGTTATTGGGGAAGTCGATCTGCCTATCTGTGTTGGACCTCCCTAGTTCAGCATTccttccaagtcatggatatcaTCCCAGattacagttgtttgttgggcagaccGTGGATTCATGCCGCTGGGGCAGTCACCTCtactttgcaccaaaagctgaagttcTTGATTGACGATAAACTGGTAATTGCGTATGGTGAAGAAGATCTACTAGTTAGCAAACTCTCGTCATTCATATATGTTGAGACAAATGAAGGGATTGTTGAGATTCCGCTCCACTGTTTAGAATTTGAAGAAGTCAGTTCCGCTACCGTCATGACCAATCATCTGCTACCGTCCTATCTTCAATCAGAAGTGCCAAGCAGATATTAGAGAAAGGTCCGCTTCCCGATTGAGGTAGAGTTGTTGACGTGGTATCGGTTATCACCCAACAACACGCAAGGCAAGCCCAAAGAAGAAGCAGTTCAACCCGGTCAAATTCAGCAGCGCCGACTTTCAAAATGATTATACTGTGGTAATCATTGGAGAATCTAGTGGCAGCAAACCAGAGACGCCTAGCCTCATACGTAGATATCCTCTAGGGTTCAAGCTTCCCAACTGGACGACTATCGTGATTCCTATAGTACACTCGGAAAAAacgtaatgcattttgttttctcaATCCCTCGTCTCCGCCCGAGACGAGAGGATAACTTGTAAGGGCCTccatgtttaaaagtattatgtgaatAAATAAAAGTACTTTTTGCATGCAAAACTTGTGTTCCCTTTTCTTTCAGTTATTTTCACTTTTTCACTAAAATAACAAAATGGCAAaagatttcttttttctttttttccaCTTTCTTAAAAAGcatactaaaataagctcatcatATGCAGAGAAAACAAAACTATTGATTACAACGTGGCAAAAATCAGTTGTAAATCTGGATTTCCAATCAACCAAGCTGAAGATgacagtgaggaagattgtgaattaccAGCTGAACTAGCACgactccttgagcacgaagaaaaagAGATCCAGCCATACATAAAACCAACAGATGTCATTAATTTAGGTTTTGAAACTGATAAAAAATAAGTGAAGGTTGGGGCATCTCTTGTCAAGTATGTACACTCCGAGTTGGTAGAGTTATTACAcgagtatgttgacgtcttcgcttggtcatatcaagatatgccagggttagacACAGCATCGTTGAATATCACTTGCCACTCAAGCCTGAATGTCCTCCCAtcaagcaaaagctcagaaggACTAGACCCGACATGGCactcaagatcaaggaagaggttaaGAAACAGTTTGACGTTGGCTTTTTGGCCATTTCTGAGTATCCATAGTGGGTTGCTAACATCGCCccagttccgaagaaagatggtaaagccagaatgtgtgtagattaccgagacctcAATAGAGTAAGTCCGAATGATGACTTCCTGTTGCCTCATgttgatgttttggttgataatacaactcagttttccgtcttttctttcatggatgggttctccggGTATAATCAGATAAATATGTCGCtagaagatatggagaagacaactttcatcacacttaggaacttactgctacaaagtaatgccattcggcCTAAAGAATGCAGGGAAACATATCAGCTCGCCATGGTAACcctctttcacgacatgattcatgaagagattgaggtttacgtggacgacatgattgccaaatccagaACTGAGAAAGATCACTTGGTGAACCTGAGGAAATTGTTTGTCAGACTCCGGAAGTTTAAATTGCGCCTGAATCCAGCTAAGTTCACTTTTGGGGTCCtatccggtaaactcttgggttTCATAGTCAGTCAGAAAGGCATTGAGGTTGATCCCGACAAAGTTCGCGCCATCAAGAAATGCCATATTCTCAAAGAGAAAAAGAGGTTTGAGGTTTCCTTGGCTGACTCAATtacatctccagattcatatcacaCTTAACGACTACCTGCAAACCGATATTCAAAAACTATTGAGAAAGAATCAATCGATTGTGTGAAGTGAAGACTGCCAAGCGACATTCGACAAAATAAAAAGTACTTGGAAGAACCACCAATCCGGATACCGCCGTTTCCTGGTAGGCCTCTCATTATGTACCTCACAGTACTCGATGAATCTATGGGTTGCATTTTGGGCCAACATGACGACACAAACAAGAAGGAAATGCTATTTACTATGTTAGCAAGAAATTCACTAAATGTGGGACCAAATACTCACTtttagagaaaacttgttgtgctttaaCTTGGGTTGCTCGACGcctgagacaatatatgatttaccataccactttattgatatccaaaatggatccgataaagtatatcttcgaaaagcctgttgttactggtagaatttcccggtggcaaatgttgttgaccgagtatgatattcagtatgTGACCCAGAAAGCACTAAAAATGAGTGTTCTATCTGACTACCTTGCTCACCTGCCTGTCAAAGGTTATCAGCcgttgaggtttgactttccaAACGAAGACATTATGTTTATCAGAGACTTCACTATGTCAGGCTTCGAGATAAGCCCTGAACCAGGATCAcgatggacgctcgtgttcgacgCTGCTTCCAATGGTCGAGGCCATGACATAGGTGTTGTCATCACTTCTCTAACCGGTTTCCACCTTCCATTTACCGTTAGATTATGTTTTGACTGTACCAATAATATGGAAGAATATAAAGCATGTATATACGGTTTAGAGGCAGCCATCGACTTCAgaatcaagattcttgaggtATACAATGATTCAGCTCTGGTAATAAGTCAAGTAAAAGGTGATTGGGAGACTCGGGATAGTAAGTTGATACCTTACAAGGAGCATATCAAAAAGCGGGTACCCTACTTTGATGAAATCTCTTTTCATCATATTCCTATGGAAGAAAATCAGTTAGCGGATGCTCTAGCCACGTTGgcatctatgttcaaagtcaaatggaagaatgaagtACCGGCTATCCATATTGACCACTTAGATGAACCAGCGCATTGTTTAGCAATCGAGGTCGATCCTGATGATAAGCCCTGGTTCTACGACATAAAGACATTTATGGAGAAACGACAATATCCCGAGGGTATATTTATTACTGATAAGAAGGCTCTAGAAAGACTCTATTCCAAATTCTTCCTAAACGGTGATGTGTTATACAAGCGAAATTATGATTATGTACTGCTCAAATGTGTGGATAGATACGAAGCTAGTACGATCATAAAATCCATACATGAAGGCTGCGATGGTGTACATGCAAAAGGTCTTACTATGGCTAAGAAGATTCTTCGGGCTGGATATTACTGGACGACAATGGAGATTAACTGTTACAACTTTGTTAAAAGATGTCACAATGTCAGATATATGGTGACAAGATCTTTGTGTCGCCGACTCCATTAAATGTTTTTACCTCTCCATGGCCTTTTTCTATatggggtattgatatgattgggatgatagatCCTAAAGCTTCCAACAGTCATCGATTCCCTAGTCGCCATCGACTACTTCACGGAATGAATCTAAGTTGCTTCGTATGCTAACACCACtcgacaagtggttacccggttccTTAAGAATAGATAATTTGCCTCTATATGATACCTAGCAAAATCATCATTGACAATGCCAgtaatctcaacaacaacatgatgaaggagttgtgtgAAGAATCTAAGATCGAGCACTATAACTTTTCACCATACCGGCCCAAGATGAACGGCACCGTAGaagcagctaataagaatatcaaaagAATCGTCCAGAAAATTGTCAAAACctacaaggactggcatgagatgtttccCTTTGCTCTACACGGTTACAGAACCTCGGTTCACACATCCACTATGGCAACTCCATactcgttggtatatgggatgaAGGTCGTCCTACCAATTGAAGTTGAGATCCCTTCACTCAGAGGCATCATGAAGGCTGACCTcgatgaagctgaatgggttaAATCAcggtatgaccaactgaatctgatAGAAGAAAAGCATTTAACGGTCATTTGTCATGGTCAATTGTACCAAACACGCCTCAAAcgagcttttgataagaaagttcTTCCTCATGAGTACCACATAGGGGAACTCGTGCTCAAAAGGTATTCTGTCATTCACTCAAACCCGCAAGGCAAATGGACTACCAACTATGATGGGCATTTCATCATCAAGAAGGCCTTCTCGGGTGGGTCTCTAATCCTTACAATAATGGATAGGGAAGACTTGCCATCGCTAGTGAATAtagacatagtcaaaaaatattatgcctaaaaagaaatgacAAAAGCCTACTAGATTAATCTTCACAAGAtcaatctaggcaaaaatggtTATCACGATGGACCAACAAATGaattgtccatgcaaaagttagggaacaAATGTAAAAACTCGCTAAGTGGAAAACCCAAAagggaaacttaggcaaaaaggagcatcCCGGTGGACGAAAAGAACGAAAAAtgtccaggcaaaagttaggggtAAAGGCATTGACTATGATCTTCGAGCCCATTACGCTACGAGCTAGATTTTAGATGGTCAAAGATCAATCCAATCATCATCAGTCAAAGCAAGGTCTCGGGATTCAGATTCTGCAGTAGATTAAGGCCATTGTTGTAATCAATGgaaaaaaatatatacaaaatatttctcattgccatttcatttatttttcaatttttgcaatATCCTCATCAAGGGTGTCTGCATCTTTGTACACGCCATATGTACAGTTTCATATCAATAAAATTCAGTTCATTCCatcaaatatttttcttcttctatgTTTTATATGCAAAATAATTGATTTCTCTTATTCACATAATGCCTTAAAATTTCGGAGAATAATAAAAACTAACTAAAGGGAAACATTATGCATTACTGTAAAATCCTGATAAAACTTGAAAAATGACTAGTAACCCGAAAGTGTTTTTCTTGAACACCTGTGACATCCATTTGGCTGCCCTGTTGGTTTCGGTGTCCCGGTATTCTCCAGCAGGtagatggtttcttgacagcaCGTTGACACTTGGATCCCTCACAACCTCCACCTTCCAATCTTTGATGACGAGTCGGAGTTTGCATCATAATAAAATACCATATCCCCCACAAATGACACATGTTTAACCAAAACAACCATGCACGCATCATGAAGTTAAATCATACATCATGCACTTCATACTTTCTGCCATGATACTCCTCATAAATATCAAAAACCTGTGTCAACAATGTGGCCACCCGTTCAAGCAAAATTTTGGATACATCGGTATTTAATCCTCTTCCACCTCGAATACCTGAAAAGATGTCGTAATTCTTGTATTGAGGTTCAAgaattaaataggggcagctgttgTACCCAAAATTTGCCCTCCATTTTTTTTTGCATATCTCCATCCAACCATTTGACTTGGGGATCCGTTGCATACATTAATGACTCATGCATAAGCATCATCCATTCCATTAAGGGATCACCATAAATTCCAAATTCTTGGCTTGTGGAGCTAGGGTTTGCTTGTGTGTTAAATTGAAAGGTGTGGCTTGGATCTGCACCAAAGCTCAAGGACCTTCAAAACCTAATTTCTTGATGATAGAGGTATGGGTTTAACAGGGGAATATTCAGGCAATCCTCAAGGCTTGCTAACCCTAATGCTTGAGGATATGGTTATGAAGTTCTGGATTTATTTGTGAAGCATCTTGGTTGATTTAAAGATCCTGGCATGCCTCAGATAATCCCAATCAAGGAGGATTTGGTCTAAAGGTATCTTATAACTTGACTTTTCATCTAGACGGTCTTCAAACCCTAATTCCACCCAATCCATCACCCATTGTGTATTTGACACTCTTGCTTGGTCATTGCCCCTCATAAACCCTTGTGTTGGGTTCATTCATGTTGATTTTGGTTTGGTTCTATCCATTTGTGCTTAAGGCCATTAGTCCTAGCCCAAGTCTTTGGTCCTATGAATTTCCATCCTCTGCTTATATCCCATGGAACTTCATTTGTACATTTCAAGTGCCTAGCCCTTGGTTTGTTTGGTTTCATCTGGTGGAGTCCATCCAAGTCCATTTCATGACATTTTCAATGCTTAGTGTTTGGTTCATGGATCTTTGGTTCATGTTCATCCTTGTCTATGCAAGTCAAGTTGATTCATGTTATTGGTTTATTCAAGTCATTCATGATTCACCCAAAGTCACATTCTTGGTTCATTTCAATCATGTCCATTCAAGATCAAGTCAAAGCCAATTTCAAACCATTATAATCCATTTACAAGGTAATACATTCAAGGTTCTTGTCAATTCAAATGCCAAATTcaattcatttcattcataaacaccAATTTCCATTCAAATAACCATTTATAGTCCATTGCAATGCTCATTACATCCAAAAAAAGAACAAAAATTACAtgttgaccaaatgttgactttggtcaacaattgacttttttgtcaactttgaccaaagtcaacccaagCCCTTTTCATTCTAAAACCCTAAGTCCTAGTCCTAATTCTAATCCTAAGGTCAAATTTTGATCCTTGACCTTTGAACCTTTGTCATTTGTCATGAATGCTTCAAACTCCATTCTTGGTCATCATATTGTAAGCCCTTGTTCAACCATCCTCTAGGTGCATTGATCAATGCTACGAACCTAGCTGCATTGCCATTACCAAGTCAGAACTGTAAAGCATAAGTTTGGGTCATGCTACATGAAGCTAATCATGGTCATTGTTGCATTAAACCCAAAAATAGAAATGGAAATGAACATGTTACAAGCTAATTGAATCATGGTGCACATGAACATTACCCTGCTGGTATGCTATCAATCAAAGTGCTTGCTGAACCACAAAACATGAATGGAAACATATAGCTAAATCTGCTAGATACCATTGCACCATAGTTGCATCTACAACACACTCCGCCAAGACCAGGTTGCACCTGTAACAAAACCTACCTACTGCAGCCAGCCACATCATGCAAACTGCATCATAAATGCAAAACCGTGGCAAGACACATATGTAGCATGTTTAGTAATAGAATGGCATTTCACTAAGCAATACAGGGTGTGAAGTCATGAAACCATACATACTTGAAACCATTGGCTGTAGGAAAAACCTAAATCCTGAGCTGAATACCCTACTGTAGAACCATATGGAATTGGTGACAATGGACCAAACAATATTAAAGCATGTGACTACAACAAGGTACAAACATCCAAAACCAAAAATAGATGACATCAAAGATCCAAGACAATCACAACATAAAGACAATACACTAACCACAAACCATGGGATACATAAATCAGTGTGAATGGGCATGGAACTAGCTGATAAAAACTTGATCTTGTATATGGGAATTGAAACCAATTCATGCAACCAAAAGTTCTTAGTGCAGGTTAGTCAATGTATTCAGTCCAAGGAAACATGAAATAACTTGGCAGATTATGCAATCCATCATCATTATCTAGTTACAGCAGGCTGTATCCAAGGATGCATCAGTCCTAGTATCATGAGCAAACTCAACATTAAACAGAGAGAGCCAATGAAAAGTCAGGAACATAATGCAGAACACCTGTTAAACTAGACCATACATCATGGTTTAAGTCCAAGCCCCTTGAGATCTAGCCCAATTCAAACCTGAAGCAAGCATCAGCATGAACCATGTTGCAAAATCAAGTTGAAATCATACTGCTGAACCCAGTTGAAACCATGTTGCAGAATCAAGTTGAAGCCATGATGCACAAGGTAAAACCTACTGAACAAAACATCAGTAGACTCAAGACACCACTACCTTGCTACAATGGCCTTGCATTCAACCCTTATTGCCCTACATCATGAAGCATGCAAGCCAATAATATACACATGATAAGAAACCTACATCAAGGCATCAACATCCCAAGTAGCAATGCAGTTCTACCTTGACCTGCAGCATGAATGCAACAATCTTATTCCTCCTGACCAATCAACCAGTTCCACTGCCTTCCTCTTGAGTTATCAAGTTTAACCTGTCATTAACAAATAATATACATAAACCAAAATAGAGGGGAAACCTGTTTAGCAGGTCGCGACTCTTTGTTCAAGCCCAGTTCCACTTAAATCACTTGTAGTGACCAGTTATAATGGATTTATCTACAACCTGTAGCAAATCGAAATAAAACATACATCTTAAGAGCAACTAACCAAATGTGCAGTTAAACAGTTACCATTTTAGCAGGTCATCTTTGATCCACAATAGCCACATCACCTAACTCTAATTCATTATATCACCTGTATTTACCACTCATGAACTTGGGTTAACTAACTTATCCCACATTGGAATCCAAAAGAAAAAAGAGCTAACTGTCGACTCAGTGAGTTAATAGATTGAACTCAATGAGTTCATCATAACAAACTCCAAACCTAATCATAACTAATTCCGAACCATATCACTTCCAAACCTACCATCTATAAATTGAGACCTCCATCAACATTTCAGCACCCTTGGCTTCATCACACTTAACTCATTGCAAGCTCTCAAATTCACTCTACATAATTCCTCATTCCCTCACTCAGAGCTCTTCTTCCAtaagccattgaagcttcacattgaagcttcaatttGCTTAAGCTAGACCGCACAGAAAACACACATATCTCCACTCGTTTACTCTCAATTTCAAGAATAAGAAGGAGGAGAATTCGAAAGCCAAGGCAAAAGAGAAAGATTCGGAACCACTTACCTGGAAGCTCGTCGTCGACAAATCGTCTTCGCCGATAAGGTACGTCTGAAATCCTCACATTTTCATTTTCTCATTTCTTCATCACCAACATGTGAGACACGATAAGAGGGTTCAAAGCCCTCACCCCTGAGGCTTTGGATTAGGGAGATTAGAGTTTAATTTGAGTTTTACATGTTAGGGTTCTTGGATCATTTGAGTTGGATTAGGGACTTAGAGGTTAAATTACTCGAAACCGGGTTTAGATTTGGCTAGGGTGCAAACATGAAAGTCTTTTGGTAGCTCTGTTTCGTTTATAGGTGGTCGTCGCCGCCCAGAATGGCAGCCTGCGCGGTGGCATATGGAGGAAGTCTGTTTCCGGTGAACCAGGGGAGACTAGGTAGCGCGCACAGGTTTGGTTAATTCAAAGGTTTGACTTGGCTTGGTCTTGGACTTGGGCTTTCCCTACTTGAGCCCAACAAGAGTGTTAGAGACACCCCTAATTCGTTCATACACCCTCTCTATTGAGCCATGGAGAAATGGTCTTGGGGTTATTCTTGGAGGCCCATTCGTGCTGCACTTAATATTGCTATTGTTGTTCGCACCCCCCTATCCAATCAATTTCCAATGGGCATGTAGAATCAGGCCCATACGTCTGCTCCTTTAGTACACCTCCAGTTTTGGCTTAATACCCCCTTTTAGCCCAATTTTCAATTTTTCTCTTACATTCCTTTTAATATTCTTGTTTTGCcttttaattgttttttaattaGGTAATTAGATTAAAATAGTTTAGGGATTAATTGATTTTGTATAATTTTAATTGAGTTTTTAATATAGTTTTAGCTTGATTTagaaaattataattaattaggAATAATTAGATTTTAGTTGGTTTTTTTAGAACTTAGTTAATTTCTACACAAGTAGGTTAAAATCAAGCTTTAGGATTTAATCGATTTTAGACTATAGTTAGATTTTAACTAGAATTCAATTGGTGTTAATATTTGGATGTCTTTGTAaattgaccattttaccctttaggggTTATTTTGATGTTTTAGCCATATAATCACATGTTCCTTTAGGAATTGTTACATAGAAATTTTAATCAAGATTTTGACTAAACATtaacatgctcccttaggattttTAACATAGAATTTCTAATTAACTTGGATTAAccaatgcatgatcccttaggatagttcCTAACAATTACCACCATTAGATTAGGTTCTAACCTAGTTATTCCAATCAAATCAAACCCATGATTTATATTGATCAAAGTAGTTTTTGGTCAATAAAATCTTCTaaacttgtataatcccacagtccaagttgagtgaccaaaagacccttggtcacttaataagacttttcttctaagctatagagctcgaagcctcaagtcagatTCCCGATCAAGGCATCCTCAATCATACCAAGCAGTAAATTATACAAGTGCTTCAAAGGTGGCATCTTAAAAACTTGTCAAATCAAAGTTAGAAGTGTGtgacatgagccttaagcaatatGGAAGGAGTGAGACTGGATAATTCCTACCCCCACTATGGATATCTTTGGGTGTGGGACGAATGACCCAACACTCATCGTATTCAgctctattcatagactttagcacaattctaatcatacgattgacaagtctctTTTTTCATAAAACAATGCAAAGAAAGGACTACATCAATAACTTGTCAATCATAATTCAAGTtgtacgacacgagccttaaacaatagagaaggagtgggactggaggATTCCTACCCCCATTTTAAGTGTCTTtggtatgggacgaatgacccagtgcttatcgtattcacctctattcatatactttagtacaattcaaattgaaagattgataaggtcttcatcaatacaagaacaacaacaaaGATTC
The genomic region above belongs to Lathyrus oleraceus cultivar Zhongwan6 unplaced genomic scaffold, CAAS_Psat_ZW6_1.0 chrUn1108, whole genome shotgun sequence and contains:
- the LOC127115116 gene encoding uncharacterized protein LOC127115116, which codes for MSVLSDYLAHLPVKGYQPLRFDFPNEDIMFIRDFTMSGFEISPEPGSRWTLVFDAASNGRGHDIGVVITSLTGFHLPFTVRLCFDCTNNMEEYKACIYGLEAAIDFRIKILEVYNDSALVISQVKGDWETRDSKLIPYKEHIKKRVPYFDEISFHHIPMEENQLADALATLASMFKVKWKNEVPAIHIDHLDEPAHCLAIEVDPDDKPWFYDIKTFMEKRQYPEGIFITDKKALERLYSKFFLNGDVLYKRNYDYVLLKCVDRYEASTIIKSIHEGCDGVHAKGLTMAKKILRAGYYWTTMEINCYNFVKRCHNVRYMVTRSLCRRLH